Proteins encoded within one genomic window of Canis lupus familiaris isolate Mischka breed German Shepherd chromosome 12, alternate assembly UU_Cfam_GSD_1.0, whole genome shotgun sequence:
- the LOC100856137 gene encoding HLA class II histocompatibility antigen, DQ beta 2 chain isoform X1, with the protein MQTNKVAKLRSKSKTWNPGIFPCWYQGRTFLHGETCCVVSHLIVFSCLLLPSVEPTVTISPSRTEVLNHHNLLVCSVTDFYPGQIKVRWFRNDQEQTAGVVSTPLIRNGDWTFQILVMLEMTPQRGDVYTCHVEHASLQSPITVQWRAQSESAQSKMLSGIGGFVLGLIFLGLGLIICHRSQKGSRGSPPAGLLH; encoded by the exons ATGCAAACTAATAAGGTGGCCAAGCTGAGATCCAAATCCAAGACTTGGAATCCAGGGATCTTTCCATGCTGGTACCAAGGGAGGACTTTTCTCCATGGGGAGACTTGCTGTGTAGTCTCACATCTCATTGTCTTTTCTTGTCTGTTACTCCCCTCAGTGGAACCGACAGTGACCATCTCCCCGTCCAGGACAGAGGTTCTGAACCACCACAATCTGCTGGTCTGCTCAGTGACAGATTTCTATCCAGGCCAGATCAAAGTCCGGTGGTTTCGGAATGACCAGGAGCAGACAGCTGGTGTCGTGTCCACTCCACTTATTAGGAATGGGGACTGGACCTTCCAGATCCTTGTGATGCTGGAGATGACTCCCCAGCGAGGAGATGTCTACACTTGCCATGTGGAGCACGCCAGCCTCCAGAGCCCCATCACAGTGCAGTGGC GGGCACAGTCTGAATCTGCCCAGAGCAAGATGCTGAGTGGCATTGGTGGCTTCGTGCTGGGGCTGATCTTCCTTGGGCTTGGCCTTATCATCTGTCACAGGAGCCAGAAAG GATCTCGGGGGTCTCCACCGGCAG GGCTCCTGCACTGA